Proteins encoded together in one Entelurus aequoreus isolate RoL-2023_Sb linkage group LG20, RoL_Eaeq_v1.1, whole genome shotgun sequence window:
- the LOC133635738 gene encoding uncharacterized protein LOC133635738 has product MITVPRVMITATRVPLEAAMAAATMIVIMRPTSSHFSICPRRSAGTSGAPPAPECPNTQVGPQGRARAVSGPEAQAGCARSVYGPAGSHSCLIEPPRVSSTQSVDPEAFRPPPLGGTPSGVGLDHTRPDRSPPVPDKVLDKRPEDLTAVAIDQPRDVPQGSAAPGRGRISGGTDPSPDKQITQAGIFAVGRDQIIVLQFAAFLHKGTKVTLDPSGNLYRRRREGCNEGDHVFTRGRLLLVQEAPELSPEEGSGIPSLPQGREQGSHGRYKVLPPGADPVEPQQLGLHQSRVGVSGVEAGFVEEGMGIRLFKKHLNVQMVSGGEIRTLEGGSVQEVH; this is encoded by the exons atgatcacggtGCCGCGCGTCATGATCACGGCGACGCGTGTCCCCTTGGAAGCGGCCATGGCCGCCGCAACAATGATCGTGATCATGAGGCCAACCTCGAGTCACTTCAGCATAT gTCCTCGTAGGAGTGCTGGGACATCCGGGGCCCCCCCAGCGCCGGAATGTCCGAATACCCAG gtgggcccacAAGGCAGAGCGCGAGCCGTGAGTGGACCAGAGGCACAggcgg gGTGTGCACGGTCCGTCTATGGCCCAGCGGGCTCGCACTCATGTCTCATTGAGCCCCCCCGGGTGTCTAGTACCCAGTCTGTGGATCCAGAGGCCTTCCGCCCGCCTCCGTTGGGCGGCACTCCATCTGGAGTTGGCTTGGACCACACACGCCCGGACAGAAGCCCACCCGTGCCGGATAAAGTGTTGGACAAG CGGCCGGAAGACCTTACCGCTGTGGCGATTGACCAGCCAAGGGATGTTCCGCAAGGGAGCGCTGCTCCGGGCCGAGGGCGGATCTCCGGTGGAACTGATCCGAGCCCTGACAAGCAGATCACCCAGGCTGGGATTTTTGCGGTAGGCCGAGACCAGATAATAGTCCTTCAGTTTGCCGCTTTTCTCCACAAAGGTACAAAAGTTACCCTTGACCCTTCTGGAAACCTGTACCGCCGCAGGCGAGAAGGTTGTAATGAGGGGGATCATGTGTTTACCAGGGGGAGGCTTCTTCTGGTCCAGGAAGCACCTGAACTGTCTCCTGAGGAAGGATCTGGAATACCCTCTCTTCCTCAGGGCCGTGAACAGGGCTCCCATGGCCGTTACAAAGTCCTCCCGCCTGGTGCAGATCCGGTGGAACCTCAGCAGCTGGGACTTCACCAATCCCGCGTAGGTGTGTCGGGGGTGGAAGCTGGTTTTGTGGAGGAGGGCATGGGTATCCGTCTCTTTAAAAAACACCTTAATGTCCAAATGGTGAGTGGAGGTGAAATCCGGACCCTTGAAGGTGGTAGTGTCCAGGAAGTCCACTGA